The proteins below are encoded in one region of Micromonospora sp. DSM 45708:
- a CDS encoding aldose 1-epimerase family protein codes for MGIDERAPSGTQWTISADGHEAVVVEVGGGLRAYRHDGVDYLDGYAEDELSPGSAGHVLAPWPNRIRDGAYTFGDRSLQLDLTEPERHNALHGLVNWVRWELVEQSPASVTLGYDLPPTPGYPWALRLRSRWSVGPDGLRAEHEATNLSAEPAPFGFSVHPYFQLPKVGVDELLLHVPGRNRVLVDGRLLPVGAAAVAGTEYDFTAPRPIGDLVLDLAFGDVERDADGGSAVTLGAPDGSSGVAIWADREFGWWQVFTGDTLGGERHRRSVAVEPMTCPPDAFRSGRDVIKLDAGQTWRGAWGVRPGR; via the coding sequence ATGGGGATCGACGAGCGGGCACCGTCCGGAACACAGTGGACCATTTCCGCCGACGGCCACGAGGCCGTCGTGGTGGAGGTCGGCGGCGGGCTGCGGGCCTATCGGCACGACGGGGTGGACTACCTCGACGGGTACGCCGAGGACGAGCTCAGCCCCGGCTCGGCCGGGCACGTGCTGGCGCCCTGGCCGAACCGGATCCGGGACGGCGCGTACACGTTCGGTGACCGCTCGCTCCAGCTCGACCTGACCGAGCCGGAGCGGCACAACGCGCTGCACGGCCTGGTCAACTGGGTCCGGTGGGAGCTGGTCGAGCAGAGCCCGGCGAGCGTGACGCTCGGCTACGACCTCCCGCCCACCCCGGGCTACCCGTGGGCGCTGCGGCTGCGCAGCCGGTGGAGCGTCGGCCCGGACGGCCTGCGCGCCGAGCACGAGGCGACGAACCTCTCCGCCGAGCCGGCGCCGTTCGGCTTCTCCGTGCACCCCTACTTCCAGCTCCCCAAGGTGGGCGTGGACGAGCTGCTGCTGCACGTGCCGGGCCGGAACCGGGTGCTGGTGGACGGCCGGCTGCTGCCGGTGGGCGCCGCCGCGGTGGCCGGCACCGAGTACGACTTCACCGCGCCCCGACCCATCGGTGACCTGGTCCTCGACCTGGCCTTCGGCGACGTGGAGCGGGACGCCGACGGCGGCTCGGCGGTGACGCTCGGCGCGCCGGACGGCTCGTCCGGGGTGGCGATCTGGGCGGACCGCGAGTTCGGCTGGTGGCAGGTGTTCACCGGCGACACGCTCGGCGGTGAGCGGCACCGCCGCTCGGTCGCGGTGGAGCCGATGACCTGCCCACCGGACGCGTTCCGCTCCGGCCGGGACGTGATCAAGCTGGACGCCGGGCAGACGTGGCGCGGCGCCTGGGGCGTCCGGCCGGGGCGCTGA
- a CDS encoding MFS transporter — MTEVTKARSRGPRRWAIDLRPLRVPAYRRVWLGSAVAMFGFQFTAVAVPVEMFDLTGGSFWVGLLGVAGFVPLLVFGLWGGAVADARDRRRVLLAGGALLWAATLGLLVQSLVGARSPVLLLLLVGVQSVAFAITSPARSAILPRLVPAELVPAATTLNYTTFTAAAVAGPLAAGLIFAAWRVDAALPIAYGLDALLFTVSFWATLRLPAMPPEPEPGGGVRRAGLSSVVDGFRYLATTPVLLLSFAIDLIAMILAMPRALFPELAEDRFGGAAAVGWLYSAIAIGAMLGGLTSGWIGRVRRQGLALTVAVVGWGVAIALAGLAGRLWLAVLLLAVAGAADLVSATLRQSMLLVYAPDRMRGRLQGVNTVVVAGGPRLGDLRAGVTAAGFGTGVAMVGGGIAAAVLAVLLVTAFPALLRYRATAPTENRR, encoded by the coding sequence GTGACGGAGGTCACCAAGGCCCGGTCGCGCGGACCCCGCCGCTGGGCGATCGACCTGCGCCCGCTGCGGGTGCCCGCCTACCGGCGGGTGTGGCTCGGCAGCGCGGTGGCGATGTTCGGCTTCCAGTTCACCGCCGTGGCGGTGCCGGTGGAGATGTTCGACCTGACCGGCGGCTCGTTCTGGGTCGGGCTGCTCGGCGTCGCCGGTTTCGTGCCGCTGCTGGTCTTCGGGCTCTGGGGCGGCGCGGTCGCCGACGCCCGGGACCGGCGGCGGGTGCTGCTCGCGGGCGGCGCGCTGCTCTGGGCGGCGACGCTCGGGCTGCTGGTGCAGTCACTGGTCGGCGCGCGCAGCCCGGTGCTGCTCCTGCTGCTGGTGGGCGTGCAGTCGGTGGCGTTCGCGATCACCTCCCCGGCCCGCAGCGCGATCCTGCCCCGGCTGGTGCCGGCCGAGCTGGTCCCGGCCGCGACCACGCTGAACTACACCACGTTCACCGCCGCCGCGGTCGCCGGGCCGTTGGCCGCCGGGCTGATCTTCGCCGCCTGGCGGGTCGACGCGGCGCTGCCCATCGCGTACGGGTTGGACGCGCTGCTGTTCACCGTGTCGTTCTGGGCCACCCTGCGGCTGCCGGCGATGCCGCCGGAGCCGGAGCCGGGCGGCGGCGTCCGCCGGGCCGGACTGAGCAGCGTCGTCGACGGCTTCCGCTACCTGGCCACCACGCCGGTGCTGCTGCTCTCCTTCGCCATCGACCTGATCGCGATGATCCTGGCCATGCCGCGGGCGCTCTTCCCGGAGCTGGCCGAGGACCGCTTCGGCGGTGCTGCGGCAGTCGGCTGGCTCTACAGCGCCATCGCCATCGGCGCGATGCTCGGCGGCCTCACCTCCGGCTGGATCGGCCGGGTGCGCCGGCAGGGGCTGGCGCTCACCGTGGCGGTGGTCGGCTGGGGCGTGGCCATCGCGCTGGCCGGGCTGGCCGGCCGGCTCTGGCTGGCGGTGCTGCTGCTCGCCGTGGCCGGCGCCGCCGACCTGGTCAGCGCCACCCTGCGGCAGTCGATGCTGCTGGTGTACGCGCCGGACCGGATGCGCGGCCGGCTCCAGGGCGTGAACACGGTGGTGGTGGCCGGCGGCCCGCGCCTGGGCGACCTGCGGGCCGGCGTGACCGCCGCCGGGTTCGGCACCGGCGTCGCCATGGTCGGTGGCGGTATCGCCGCCGCCGTGCTGGCGGTGCTGCTGGTGACGGCGTTCCCCGCGTTGCTGCGCTATCGCGCCACCGCTCCCACCGAGAACCGTCGGTGA
- the pdxH gene encoding pyridoxamine 5'-phosphate oxidase codes for MRNEYAADLGLSETDLALDWHTQFARWFADAVAHPLPEPNAMVVGTADDRGRPSGRTVLLKGYDAEGFVFYTNHRSRKGAEVTANPWASLVFPWFPMQRQVTVTGRVEHVDRAETEAYFASRPRGSQLGAWASTQSAVVPDRAALDTAYRAAAERFAGVGSIPAPPHWGGFRVRPEAVEFWQGRAGRLHDRLRFRRTADGVWVVERLAP; via the coding sequence ATGCGTAACGAGTACGCCGCCGACCTGGGCCTTTCCGAAACGGACCTGGCGCTGGACTGGCACACCCAGTTCGCCCGCTGGTTCGCCGACGCGGTGGCGCATCCGCTGCCCGAGCCGAACGCGATGGTGGTCGGCACCGCCGACGACCGGGGCCGGCCCAGCGGGCGCACCGTGCTGCTCAAGGGCTACGACGCGGAGGGCTTCGTCTTCTACACCAACCACCGCTCGCGCAAGGGCGCGGAGGTGACCGCCAACCCGTGGGCCAGCCTGGTCTTCCCGTGGTTCCCGATGCAGCGGCAGGTGACCGTCACCGGCCGGGTGGAGCACGTCGACCGGGCCGAGACCGAGGCGTACTTCGCCAGCCGGCCGCGCGGCTCGCAGCTCGGCGCGTGGGCCAGCACCCAGTCGGCGGTGGTGCCGGACCGGGCCGCGCTGGACACGGCGTACCGGGCGGCGGCGGAGCGGTTCGCCGGCGTCGGGTCGATCCCCGCGCCGCCGCACTGGGGCGGGTTCCGGGTCCGCCCGGAGGCGGTGGAGTTCTGGCAGGGCCGGGCCGGCCGGCTGCACGACCGGCTGCGGTTCCGGCGTACCGCCGACGGGGTGTGGGTCGTCGAGCGGCTCGCACCGTGA
- a CDS encoding citrate synthase 2 — translation MSDFKPGLEGVVAFETQIAEPDRAGGSLRYRGVDIEDLIGQVSFGNVWALLVDGRFGPGLPPAEPFPVPVHSGDIRVDVQSAVAMLAPYWGLDQLLDISDAQAREDLARVSVTALSFVAQSARGLGLPAVPQKEIDKAETIVERFMKRWRGEPDPRHVKAVDAYFISAAEHGLNASTFTARIVASTGADAAACISSGIGALSGPLHGGAPSRVLTMLEAVERSGDAEGYVKGVLDRGERLMGFGHRVYRAEDPRARVLRRTAKELGAPRFEVAEALEKAALAELQARRPDRVLATNVEFWSAVVLDFAEVPAHMFTSMFTCARMGGWSAHILEQKKLNRLVRPSATYVGPGTRKPQQVEGWDAIPHGV, via the coding sequence ATGTCCGATTTCAAGCCGGGCCTGGAGGGCGTCGTAGCCTTCGAGACCCAGATCGCCGAACCCGACCGCGCGGGCGGATCGCTGCGCTACCGGGGCGTGGACATCGAGGATCTGATCGGCCAGGTCTCCTTCGGCAACGTCTGGGCGCTGCTGGTGGACGGCCGGTTCGGCCCCGGCCTGCCGCCGGCCGAGCCGTTCCCGGTGCCGGTGCACTCCGGCGACATCCGCGTCGACGTGCAGTCCGCGGTCGCCATGCTGGCCCCGTACTGGGGGCTCGACCAGCTCCTCGACATCTCCGACGCCCAGGCCCGCGAGGACCTGGCCCGGGTGTCGGTCACCGCGCTGTCCTTCGTCGCCCAGTCGGCGCGCGGGCTGGGCCTGCCGGCCGTGCCGCAGAAGGAGATCGACAAGGCGGAGACGATCGTCGAGCGCTTCATGAAGCGCTGGCGCGGCGAGCCCGACCCGCGGCACGTCAAGGCCGTCGACGCGTACTTCATCTCGGCCGCCGAGCACGGCCTGAACGCCTCCACCTTCACCGCCCGGATCGTGGCCTCCACCGGCGCCGACGCCGCGGCCTGCATCTCCTCCGGCATCGGCGCCCTCTCCGGCCCGCTGCACGGCGGCGCGCCGTCGCGGGTGCTCACCATGCTGGAGGCGGTCGAGCGCAGCGGCGACGCCGAGGGGTACGTCAAGGGCGTGCTCGACCGCGGCGAGCGGCTGATGGGCTTCGGGCACCGGGTCTACCGGGCCGAGGACCCGCGCGCCCGGGTGCTCCGGCGGACCGCCAAGGAGCTGGGCGCGCCGCGCTTCGAGGTCGCCGAGGCGCTGGAGAAGGCCGCCCTGGCCGAGTTGCAGGCCCGCCGCCCGGACCGCGTCCTCGCCACCAACGTCGAGTTCTGGTCGGCCGTGGTGCTGGACTTCGCCGAGGTGCCGGCGCACATGTTCACCTCGATGTTCACCTGCGCCCGGATGGGCGGCTGGTCCGCGCACATCCTGGAGCAGAAGAAGCTGAACCGGCTGGTCCGCCCGTCCGCCACCTACGTCGGCCCGGGCACCCGCAAGCCGCAGCAGGTCGAGGGCTGGGACGCCATCCCGCACGGCGTCTGA